From Sphingopyxis sp. USTB-05, the proteins below share one genomic window:
- a CDS encoding leucyl aminopeptidase: MDIQFVAQIDASADVVAFPVRKGEAGALGALLGAAAAQARFDGAAGTIAETAAIDGEQAKRLLLVGIGEGSEQDLERGGAALTAKLQTSGETHVYVDFASTGQSDADDVLAFAMGARLRNWRLDTYRTRLADKAKPSLRTVTIASPHGDLSSRWAENEAIAAGVALTQTLVAEPPNILYPETFVERCQHLADLGVEIEVLDERQMKALGMGALLGVAQGSTRPPRLLAMRWNGGNPGEAPVVFIGKGVTFDTGGISIKPAAGMDMMKWDMGGAGAVAGAIKAIAGRKAKANVVGVVGLVENMPDGNAMRPGDVVSTMSGQTVEVLNTDAEGRLVLCDAISWAQSAYDPKVIVDLATLTGAMVISLGHEYAGIFANDETLAADLIAAGEVSNNKLWRFPLSPAYDKLIDSPIADMKNIGPREGGSITAAQFLKRFVGDGVAWAHLDIAGMAWADKDGPVWAKGATGYGVRLLDRYIAANHEG, from the coding sequence ATGGACATTCAGTTTGTCGCGCAAATCGATGCGTCTGCCGACGTTGTCGCGTTTCCGGTCCGCAAGGGCGAGGCCGGCGCGCTCGGCGCGCTGCTTGGTGCCGCCGCGGCGCAGGCGCGCTTCGACGGCGCGGCGGGGACGATCGCCGAAACCGCGGCAATCGACGGCGAACAGGCGAAGCGCCTGCTGCTCGTCGGCATCGGCGAGGGAAGCGAGCAGGATCTCGAACGCGGCGGCGCGGCGCTGACGGCCAAGTTGCAGACCAGCGGCGAGACGCACGTATATGTCGATTTCGCAAGCACGGGGCAGAGCGACGCCGATGACGTGCTCGCCTTTGCGATGGGCGCGCGCCTGCGCAACTGGCGGCTCGACACCTATCGCACGCGCCTTGCCGACAAGGCGAAGCCGAGCCTTCGGACCGTGACCATCGCTTCTCCGCACGGCGACCTGTCCAGCCGCTGGGCCGAGAATGAAGCGATTGCCGCTGGCGTCGCGCTGACCCAGACGCTGGTCGCCGAGCCGCCGAACATTCTTTATCCCGAGACCTTTGTCGAACGCTGCCAACATCTCGCCGACCTTGGCGTCGAAATCGAGGTGCTGGACGAACGCCAGATGAAGGCGCTCGGCATGGGCGCGCTGCTCGGCGTCGCGCAGGGCTCGACCCGCCCGCCGCGCCTGCTGGCCATGCGCTGGAATGGCGGCAATCCGGGCGAGGCGCCCGTCGTGTTCATCGGCAAGGGCGTGACCTTCGACACCGGCGGCATCAGCATCAAACCCGCCGCGGGCATGGACATGATGAAGTGGGACATGGGCGGCGCGGGCGCCGTCGCGGGCGCGATCAAGGCGATCGCGGGTCGCAAGGCGAAGGCGAATGTCGTCGGCGTAGTCGGCCTCGTCGAAAATATGCCCGACGGCAATGCGATGCGCCCCGGCGACGTCGTCAGCACCATGTCGGGCCAGACGGTCGAAGTGCTCAACACCGACGCCGAGGGCCGCCTTGTCCTTTGCGACGCGATCAGTTGGGCGCAGAGCGCCTATGATCCCAAGGTGATCGTCGACCTCGCGACCTTGACCGGCGCGATGGTTATCTCGCTCGGCCACGAATATGCTGGCATCTTCGCCAATGACGAGACGCTGGCCGCCGACCTGATCGCCGCGGGCGAGGTCAGCAACAACAAGCTGTGGCGTTTCCCGCTGTCGCCCGCCTACGACAAGCTGATCGACAGCCCGATCGCCGACATGAAGAATATCGGTCCGCGCGAAGGCGGCTCGATCACCGCGGCGCAATTCCTGAAGCGCTTCGTCGGCGACGGCGTCGCCTGGGCGCACCTCGACATCGCGGGCATGGCGTGGGCCGACAAGGACGGTCCGGTGTGGGCGAAGGGCGCGACGGGTTACGGCGTGCGCCTGCTCGACCGCTACATCGCCGCCAACCACGAAGGTTGA
- a CDS encoding DNA polymerase III subunit chi — translation MARVDFYRLTRDPVERVLPALATRILANGDRLLVVAAPAMQRQAIDEALWTLTPASFLPHGHAGSADEEIEPILISGALDPSPPNRASHLALADGEWREEALGFERTFLLFDNSRIDDARALWRTLAAREDVDNRFWKQDENGRWSEGP, via the coding sequence ATGGCGCGCGTCGACTTTTACCGGCTGACCCGCGATCCGGTCGAACGGGTGCTCCCCGCGCTCGCGACGCGTATATTGGCGAACGGCGACCGCCTGCTGGTGGTCGCCGCGCCCGCGATGCAGCGGCAGGCGATCGACGAGGCGCTGTGGACGCTGACCCCGGCGAGCTTCCTGCCGCATGGCCACGCGGGGTCAGCCGACGAGGAAATCGAGCCGATCCTGATTTCGGGCGCGCTCGATCCATCGCCGCCCAACCGCGCCAGCCATCTGGCGCTCGCCGACGGCGAATGGCGCGAGGAGGCACTGGGGTTCGAACGCACTTTCCTGCTTTTCGACAACAGCCGCATCGACGACGCCCGCGCGCTCTGGCGTACGCTTGCCGCGCGCGAGGACGTCGACAACCGCTTTTGGAAGCAAGACGAAAACGGCCGCTGGTCCGAAGGGCCCTAG
- the ndk gene encoding nucleoside-diphosphate kinase: MAVTRTFSIIKPDATRRNITGAVTKMLEEAGLRVVASKRIHMTREQAEGFYAVHKERPFFGELVDFMISGPVVVQVLEGENAMQANRDIMGATNPANAEPGTIRKELAESIEANTVHGSDSDENAAIEIAYFFKPEEIVG, encoded by the coding sequence ATGGCGGTCACTCGCACCTTTTCGATCATCAAGCCCGACGCCACGCGTCGCAACATCACCGGCGCCGTCACCAAGATGCTCGAAGAAGCCGGCCTCCGCGTCGTCGCGTCGAAGCGCATCCACATGACCCGCGAACAGGCCGAAGGCTTCTACGCGGTCCATAAGGAACGCCCCTTCTTTGGCGAACTCGTCGATTTCATGATCAGCGGCCCCGTCGTCGTGCAGGTCCTCGAAGGCGAAAATGCCATGCAGGCGAACCGCGACATCATGGGCGCGACCAACCCGGCGAACGCCGAGCCCGGCACGATCCGCAAGGAACTGGCCGAGAGCATCGAAGCGAACACCGTGCACGGTTCGGACAGCGACGAAAATGCGGCGATCGAAATCGCTTATTTCTTCAAGCCCGAAGAAATCGTCGGCTAA